The nucleotide window TATCCATTGTTTAGATTTGTATAAATGAAATTGTACGAGATGAAAAAGTTGATATTAATTTTTATGATGGGAATTTTTGGGATAAGTTATTCACAAAAAGTCCCTGCTGTCCTTAAAACAGGATTTTCAAAAGAAGCCTTACAGCAAAAACTGGAAGATGAAGATGGAAAAAGTGTGACCATACAGCAGATTCTTGATCAGCATAAAGGAAAAGTTTTAGTTATTGATTTCTGGGCAGGATGGTGCAGAGACTGTTTAAACGCACTTCCAAAAGCTAAGGAACTGGAAGAAAAAAACAAGAATATCGATTTTGTATTTCTGTCATTAGACCGTTCAAAAGAAGGGTTTGAAAAAAGTCTTGAAAGATTTGATATGAAACACAAAGAAAACTATTGGTTTTCCACAGGCTGGAAAAATGATTTTAATAATTATGTAGATCTTAACTGGATCCCAAGATATATAGTCATCGATCAGAAATCCTCGATTGCAAAATATTACGCAATATCACCTGAAGATCCTGAGATTCAACAAACCATCGACCAACTTTTAAAATAGTTGCCATTAACTTTAAAACATAAAAACTCATTGGAAATGATCTGCTTTCAATGAGTTTTAACATTTTATTTATATAACACCATGATCACAAGAGAAGCTACAGAACAGGATTTAAAAACTCTTTTAGAATTTGAACAGGGCATTGTGACTGCTGAAAGACCATTCAACAGTACCCTTATTGAAGGAGAGATTCATTATTATGATTTAAAACATCTGATACAGTCTCCGGATGCGACAGTAATTGTTGCAGAAGAAAATAATGAGATTATTGCATCAGGATATGCCCTGATTAAAAAAGCAGAGAAAGATTACTATCAGTTTAAAGAATATGCCTATTTAGGTTTTATGTACGTCAGGCCTGAACATCGTGGAAAAGGAATCAATAAAGTGATTACCGATGAACTTATTTCATGGTCGAAATCCAGAGGAATGAATGAAGTAAGACTGGATGTATATGCTCAGAATGAATCTGCTGTAAAAGCTTATGAAAAAGCAGGTTTTGAGCCGCATCTGCTCACCATGAGACTGAAGGAGTAAAATGCAGGAAGCTGGAAGATTGAAGCTGGAAGTAGTTTATGCACTAAGAAGCCTGTGATTTTTTTTATTAATTTTCAATAAACAGGTCATCAATTTCTATATTGTCCTCATTAACTTCCCTCTCCCAGCTTCAGACTTCCCTTCTACAAAAAATTTACCGTCAATAAATGAATCCATATCTTTGTATATGGATTTTTCTTTGCCTCTTCGTAAAATTATTCACGTGGACATGGATGCATTCTATGCTTCTGTGGAGCAGCATGATAATCCTACACTGAAAGGTAAGCCCATCGCTGTAGGTGGACAGCATCGAGGTGTTGTTGCTGCCGCAAGCTATGAAGCCAGAAAATATGGTGTTCGTTCTGCCATGCCCAGTAAGACTGCCAAAGAAAAATGCCCGCAGCTTATTTTTGTTCCTCCCCGCTTTGCCAGGTATAAAGAAATTTCGAAAAAGATCCGGGAAATTTTCTATGAATATACGGATCTGGTAGAACCCTTATCATTGGATGAAGCGTATCTTGATGTCACCGAAAATAAAAAGGGAATGGAGTCTGCCAACCTCATCGCCAAAGAAATCCGTCAGAAAATTTTTGAACAGACCGGGCTGACAGCCTCTGCAGGAATTTCGGTCAATAAATTCCTGGCTAAAGTAGCTTCCGATATCAATAAACCCAATGGCCAGAAAACAATCCACCCGGATAAGATGGAAGAATTCCTGGAAGAATTGCCTGTAGAAAAATTTTATGGTGTAGGAAAGGTTACGGCTAACAAAATGTTTAGTTTAGGAATTTATAAAGGAAAAGATTTAAAAAAGAAATCTCTTGAAGATCTGATAAGAATTTTTGGAAAGTCCGGCCAGCATTATTATAACGTGGTGCGCGGTATTCATACTTCTGAGGTAAAACCTCACCGGATTCAGAAAAGTGTAGCGGTGGAAAGAACATTTTTTGAAGATCTTCTGGATGAACAGCAGATTAATGAAAAACTGGAAAGTCTGGCACAGGAACTTCATCAGAGATTACAGAAAAACAATATTCTCGGAAGGACTTTAACATTAAAAATAAAGTATAAAGATTTCTCTCTTTTCACAAGAAGTATCACAAAGGAAGAATATTTTTCTTCTCCTGAACAGTATTTTACTACCGGAAAAAAACTATGGGAACTTCGGCCTTTCGATAAGGCGGTCCGCTTATTAGGATTATCTCTTTCTCATCTGAACACAGAAGAAAAAAAGCAGGTTTCTGTTCAACTAAAAATCCCGTTTGAAGAATTTGAAAGTGACTAGGTCATATTTTTTTACTAAATTGTATCCACCAAATCAGTAAATGTATGAACCCAACCATGATCCAGTTTTTCCACTGGTATTCTGAAGGAGACGGAAAGTTATGGAAAGAGGCCGAAAAACAGGCCGGATATTTAGCAAAACTTGGAATAACATCTGCATGGCTTCCTCCAGCTTATAAAGGTACAAACGGCGGATATTCGATAGGATATGATGCCTACGACCTGTATGATCTAGGAGAGTTTGATCAAAAAGGAACCATTCCCACAAAATACGGCACCAAAAACGATTATATCAAAGCTATTAAAGCCTTAAAAAAACACAATATACAAGTGATTGTAGATATTGTTCTGGGGCATAAAGCAGGCGGTGACGAACTGGAAAAATTCAAAGTAGTAAAAGTAGACGAAGAAAACAGAGAGAAAGTAATCTCTGATGTCATCGAAATAGAGTCTTATACCAAATTTACCTTTCCCGGAAGAGGAAAAAAATATTCTGATTTTGAATGGAATTTTACCTGTTTCAGTGGTGTGGATTACGCCGAAGGTATGGACTCTCATATCTTTAAAATCCAATCTGAATATGGAAATGACTGGGAAGAAATGATTGATGATGAAAAAGGAAATTATGATTACCTGATGTATAATGACATCGAGCACCGGAATCCTTTTGTACGGGAAGAACTCAACAATTGGTCAAAATGGTATTTTGACCAGACAGATTTTGACGGAGTGAGACTGGATGCTTTAAAACATATTTCTTTTGATTTTTACAAAGAATGGCTTACGCTGTTACGCTCCAATTCAGGAAAAGATATTTTCGCCGTTGGAGAATACTGGGCTCCGGGATATCTTCATCTTCTCCAGAAATACATTGAGGTGACAGAAGGCTGCATGAGTCTTTTCGACAGTTCGTTACAGAATAATTTTCATACAGCTTCCAGAGAAGGGAGTTCTTAT belongs to Chryseobacterium gleum and includes:
- the dinB gene encoding DNA polymerase IV, translating into MDFSLPLRKIIHVDMDAFYASVEQHDNPTLKGKPIAVGGQHRGVVAAASYEARKYGVRSAMPSKTAKEKCPQLIFVPPRFARYKEISKKIREIFYEYTDLVEPLSLDEAYLDVTENKKGMESANLIAKEIRQKIFEQTGLTASAGISVNKFLAKVASDINKPNGQKTIHPDKMEEFLEELPVEKFYGVGKVTANKMFSLGIYKGKDLKKKSLEDLIRIFGKSGQHYYNVVRGIHTSEVKPHRIQKSVAVERTFFEDLLDEQQINEKLESLAQELHQRLQKNNILGRTLTLKIKYKDFSLFTRSITKEEYFSSPEQYFTTGKKLWELRPFDKAVRLLGLSLSHLNTEEKKQVSVQLKIPFEEFESD
- a CDS encoding TlpA family protein disulfide reductase; the encoded protein is MKKLILIFMMGIFGISYSQKVPAVLKTGFSKEALQQKLEDEDGKSVTIQQILDQHKGKVLVIDFWAGWCRDCLNALPKAKELEEKNKNIDFVFLSLDRSKEGFEKSLERFDMKHKENYWFSTGWKNDFNNYVDLNWIPRYIVIDQKSSIAKYYAISPEDPEIQQTIDQLLK
- a CDS encoding alpha-amylase codes for the protein MNPTMIQFFHWYSEGDGKLWKEAEKQAGYLAKLGITSAWLPPAYKGTNGGYSIGYDAYDLYDLGEFDQKGTIPTKYGTKNDYIKAIKALKKHNIQVIVDIVLGHKAGGDELEKFKVVKVDEENREKVISDVIEIESYTKFTFPGRGKKYSDFEWNFTCFSGVDYAEGMDSHIFKIQSEYGNDWEEMIDDEKGNYDYLMYNDIEHRNPFVREELNNWSKWYFDQTDFDGVRLDALKHISFDFYKEWLTLLRSNSGKDIFAVGEYWAPGYLHLLQKYIEVTEGCMSLFDSSLQNNFHTASREGSSYDLRRIFDETLTQADPMHSVSLVANHDTQPLQDLEAPVEPWFKPIAYALILLRKDGYPCVFYPDLYGAHYVDKDREGNDQEIFMPKIDGIEELLKARKDHAYGDQHDYFEDANCLGWVRTGDDDHTGCAVVLSNKDAYNKPMEVGTLYAGKKFKDLLKRCKDKVIIDENGWGNFPVPAGNVSVWIPE
- a CDS encoding GNAT family N-acetyltransferase, which translates into the protein MITREATEQDLKTLLEFEQGIVTAERPFNSTLIEGEIHYYDLKHLIQSPDATVIVAEENNEIIASGYALIKKAEKDYYQFKEYAYLGFMYVRPEHRGKGINKVITDELISWSKSRGMNEVRLDVYAQNESAVKAYEKAGFEPHLLTMRLKE